Proteins from a genomic interval of Salinarchaeum sp. Harcht-Bsk1:
- a CDS encoding TrkA family potassium uptake protein yields the protein MRFVIIGAGRVGLRTARVLKEEGHDVVLVERDSAKVERARGQGYDVVEGDGSREEMLEEAGIEEADALGALTGDLNVNFAACMIGKHRGARTVLRIDEDYREEIYRKYAAEVDEIVYPERLGAIGAKNALLGGDIRAIADIAQHLQVVELTITMQAPIRGYSISELQLPADATVLAFGKSDGPLGIPSSDESLEDGDRIVVLADFDVLDDVRQLVVGEAGRAAAGGVN from the coding sequence ATGCGGTTCGTTATCATTGGCGCTGGTCGTGTGGGGCTCCGCACGGCACGCGTTCTGAAGGAGGAAGGCCACGACGTCGTGCTCGTAGAGCGCGACTCGGCGAAGGTCGAACGGGCTCGCGGTCAGGGGTACGACGTCGTCGAGGGCGACGGCTCCCGCGAGGAGATGCTCGAGGAGGCCGGGATCGAGGAGGCCGACGCACTCGGTGCGCTCACTGGCGACCTCAACGTCAACTTCGCCGCCTGTATGATCGGGAAACATCGCGGCGCGCGTACTGTCCTCCGCATTGACGAGGACTACCGCGAAGAGATCTACCGGAAGTACGCCGCCGAGGTCGACGAGATCGTCTACCCCGAGCGCCTCGGCGCGATCGGCGCCAAGAACGCTCTGCTTGGTGGCGACATCCGGGCGATCGCAGACATCGCCCAGCACCTCCAGGTCGTGGAACTCACCATCACGATGCAGGCGCCGATCCGCGGCTACTCGATCAGCGAACTCCAGTTGCCCGCGGACGCCACCGTGCTCGCGTTCGGGAAGTCCGACGGCCCACTCGGCATCCCCTCGTCCGACGAGTCCCTCGAAGACGGTGACCGGATCGTCGTCCTCGCCGACTTCGACGTCCTCGACGACGTTCGTCAACTCGTCGTCGGCGAAGCCGGACGCGCGGCTGCCGGAGGTGTGAACTGA
- a CDS encoding Lrp/AsnC family transcriptional regulator, translating into MVHAFVMVKTAAGTSEGLVDTLRTVSPVTEAHIVAGEYDIIAEVDVEKVYDVLDTVANEMRSLEGVADTRTYISMK; encoded by the coding sequence ATGGTCCACGCGTTCGTCATGGTGAAGACGGCAGCGGGTACGTCGGAAGGACTCGTCGACACCCTCCGTACAGTCAGTCCCGTCACCGAGGCGCACATCGTCGCCGGCGAGTACGATATCATCGCCGAGGTCGACGTCGAGAAGGTCTACGACGTGCTCGATACGGTCGCGAACGAGATGCGGTCCCTCGAGGGCGTCGCGGACACCCGAACCTACATTTCGATGAAGTGA
- a CDS encoding NAD(P)-dependent glycerol-1-phosphate dehydrogenase, with translation MFDKSTWIRLPRNVVVGHGVVDDTVEAVADLHLHGQPLIVTSPTPRELAAERIAADFAADGEDPVIVEVQEANFDAIEHVIDRAREVEPGFLIGVGGGKPIDIAKMAAEEIDRGFVSVPTAASHDGIVSGRASVPDQGTRHSIAAEPPLAVVADTEILADAPWELTTAGCADIISNYTAVLDWRLARRLKNVSYSEYGAALSEMTAEILVDNADSVRPGLEESAWVVVKALVSSGVAMSIAGSSRPASGAEHLFSHQLDRIAPGAALHGHQAGVGSIVTAYLHAGERGMWSDIRNALDSIDAPTTAADLGVSDEQVVEALTTAYEIRDRYTILGDGLEESAARQAASYTGVI, from the coding sequence ATGTTCGACAAATCGACGTGGATCCGCCTCCCGCGGAACGTCGTCGTCGGCCACGGCGTCGTCGACGACACCGTGGAGGCGGTCGCGGACCTCCACCTTCACGGGCAACCGCTGATCGTGACGAGCCCGACCCCGCGGGAGCTAGCCGCAGAGCGGATCGCCGCCGACTTCGCCGCGGACGGTGAGGACCCGGTGATCGTCGAGGTCCAGGAAGCGAACTTCGATGCGATCGAGCACGTGATCGATCGCGCCCGCGAGGTCGAGCCAGGCTTCCTGATCGGCGTCGGCGGCGGCAAGCCGATCGATATCGCGAAGATGGCCGCCGAGGAGATCGATCGCGGGTTCGTCTCGGTGCCGACCGCGGCGAGTCACGACGGGATCGTCTCCGGCCGTGCGTCGGTGCCGGACCAGGGAACCCGCCACTCGATCGCCGCCGAGCCGCCGCTGGCGGTCGTCGCCGACACGGAGATCCTCGCGGACGCGCCCTGGGAACTGACGACGGCGGGCTGTGCCGACATCATCTCGAACTACACCGCCGTCCTCGACTGGCGACTCGCACGGAGACTCAAGAACGTCTCCTACTCCGAGTACGGCGCTGCCCTCTCCGAGATGACCGCGGAGATCCTCGTCGACAACGCCGATTCCGTTCGGCCGGGGCTCGAAGAATCCGCCTGGGTCGTCGTCAAGGCGCTCGTCTCCTCCGGCGTCGCGATGTCGATCGCCGGCTCCTCGCGACCGGCCAGCGGTGCGGAGCACCTCTTCTCCCACCAGCTCGATCGGATCGCCCCCGGCGCAGCCCTCCACGGGCACCAGGCCGGCGTCGGATCGATCGTTACCGCGTACCTCCACGCCGGCGAGCGGGGCATGTGGAGCGACATCCGGAACGCGCTGGATTCGATCGACGCACCGACGACTGCGGCCGACCTCGGCGTGTCGGACGAACAGGTCGTCGAGGCGTTGACGACGGCATACGAGATTCGCGATCGGTACACGATTCTCGGCGACGGGCTGGAGGAATCGGCAGCGCGTCAGGCGGCGTCCTACACCGGCGTGATCTGA
- a CDS encoding NAD-dependent epimerase/dehydratase family protein, with protein MDSALVVGGTRFIGRHLVDELLEHDYEVTIFNRGNHDNPFANHDDVGHVKGDRKSDAALEHARDEVDPDLVVDCVAYYPGEVRIATEIFADVDAYVFVSSGSAYGPDEIPKREGQTDLEPCTEEQAVDDSHETYGARKAEGDRAVFEAAADGVRAMSVRPTIVYGSHDYTGRLNYWTERVREQDRVLVPGDGTNIHHLVAVENVARAIRTVAEQGEAGEAYNVGDHRVLTLGEVVETIAAGLDADVELVTASERELVADDLEPTDFPLYNPNPHVLSTTKLYDLGWDPVDPADAIAETVTTEYEIERDPGPDPAETDTVLDRLDAN; from the coding sequence ATGGACAGTGCACTCGTCGTCGGCGGCACCCGCTTCATCGGCCGCCACCTCGTCGATGAACTGCTCGAGCACGACTACGAGGTCACGATCTTCAACCGTGGGAACCACGATAACCCGTTCGCGAACCACGACGACGTCGGGCACGTTAAGGGCGACCGCAAGAGCGACGCTGCGCTCGAGCACGCCAGGGACGAGGTCGATCCGGACCTCGTCGTGGACTGCGTCGCGTACTATCCCGGCGAAGTGCGGATCGCGACGGAGATTTTCGCCGACGTCGACGCGTACGTCTTCGTCTCGAGCGGATCGGCCTACGGCCCGGACGAGATACCCAAGCGGGAGGGCCAGACCGACCTCGAACCGTGTACCGAGGAGCAAGCCGTCGACGACAGCCACGAGACCTACGGCGCGAGAAAGGCCGAAGGCGATCGAGCAGTCTTCGAGGCCGCAGCGGACGGCGTTCGCGCGATGAGCGTCCGGCCGACGATCGTCTACGGCTCCCACGACTACACCGGCCGACTGAACTACTGGACAGAACGCGTCCGCGAGCAGGATCGCGTTCTGGTGCCAGGCGACGGCACCAATATTCACCACCTCGTCGCCGTCGAAAACGTCGCGCGTGCGATCCGGACCGTCGCGGAGCAGGGAGAGGCTGGCGAAGCCTACAACGTGGGCGACCACCGGGTCCTCACACTCGGCGAGGTCGTCGAGACGATCGCCGCCGGCCTCGACGCCGACGTCGAACTCGTCACCGCCAGCGAGCGCGAACTCGTGGCCGACGACCTGGAACCGACCGATTTCCCGCTGTACAATCCGAACCCGCACGTGCTCTCGACGACGAAACTCTACGACCTCGGGTGGGACCCCGTCGATCCCGCGGATGCGATCGCCGAGACGGTGACGACGGAGTACGAGATCGAGCGAGATCCCGGACCCGATCCTGCCGAGACCGACACCGTACTCGATCGACTGGACGCCAACTGA
- a CDS encoding FAD-binding and (Fe-S)-binding domain-containing protein, whose product MAQREDPTGVDGADATTADPSTDPRANYDYRGGEEHRPALVAALRERIDGEVRFDEYSRQLYATDASAYEVTPVGVVFPKSTDDVAAVMAYCAEEEIPVLPRGGGTSLAGQTVNEAVVLDFTKHMDDVLAVDPSEAGLAGTARAQPGVTLGELNAACENHDLKFAPDPAWGDKSALGGAIGNNSTGAHSLQYGKTDAYVESVEAVLADGTMTTLGEVDLETIREEADPAPDSGDLLPRIYEAVRRAVDEYADEIDEAYPDMKRNVSGYNLDRLVAEARGGIGPTGEDFGESGTVNLARLLAGSEGTLGIVTEATVSLEPIPETKAVALLAYEDLVTAMEDVEPILEHDPAAVEVLDDVLLNLARDTEEFGALVNTVVPEGAGAMLLVEFYAEDDARGREQTADLLADRVPADVRETEFSPPGNVSTDAALRAFAGFEAHDQAERDRFWKLRKSGLPILLSRTTDAKHISFIEDCAVPPEHLAEYVERFEAILEDHDTFASFYAHAGPGVLHVRPLVNTKTLDGVEQMVGIADAVTDVVTELGGSVSGEHGDGRARSQWNKKLYGVEIWDLSRDLKAAFDPDWLLNPGQICGDETGAIDMSEHLRFDPEYAFESGFESTLEWENANGMQGMVELCHGCGGCRGKQDQTGGVMCPTFRAAEEESLSTRGRANALRQAMSGDLPAEATDEEFVEEILDLCIGCKGCARDCPSEVDMATLKAELTHQHHQEHGTTVRDRLFGDIRRWARLGSATAPVSNWLASLPGAGWLAEQTVGIASERELPTFARTSFTAWMADRDAGVDPADAERRALVFPDTYTEYMEPEIGKATVRVLEAAGVHVDVPEGVTDSGRPAFSKGLLDRARERAEQNVAALEPAIEEGWDVVTVEPSEAAMFQSDYATLLGSERVLTVAENTYGVAEYLDSFDLPVPSVDAGASDRSLVYHGHCHQTAIGRERHAPRVLERAGYEVEVLDSGCCGMAGSFGYEAEHFSMSEAIGGILFEQVDGAKASTEGPSTVVAPGTSCRSQFWDLRGTDAAHPVEVIDSALPDQPER is encoded by the coding sequence ATGGCTCAGCGGGAGGATCCGACGGGAGTCGATGGGGCGGATGCAACGACGGCCGATCCGTCCACTGACCCCCGCGCAAACTACGACTATCGGGGCGGCGAGGAACACCGCCCGGCGCTCGTCGCCGCACTCCGCGAGCGGATCGACGGGGAGGTACGTTTCGACGAGTACAGCCGCCAACTCTACGCGACCGACGCCAGCGCGTACGAGGTTACGCCGGTCGGCGTCGTTTTCCCGAAATCGACCGATGACGTGGCCGCGGTGATGGCCTACTGCGCCGAGGAAGAGATTCCGGTGCTCCCCCGCGGGGGCGGTACCAGTCTCGCCGGACAGACTGTCAACGAGGCGGTCGTCCTCGACTTCACGAAGCACATGGACGACGTGCTCGCGGTCGATCCGAGCGAAGCCGGCCTCGCTGGCACGGCCCGCGCTCAGCCTGGGGTCACCCTCGGTGAACTGAACGCGGCCTGTGAGAATCACGATCTGAAGTTCGCGCCCGATCCCGCGTGGGGCGACAAGAGCGCGCTCGGCGGCGCGATCGGGAACAACTCGACCGGCGCGCACTCGTTGCAGTACGGCAAGACCGACGCGTACGTCGAGTCCGTGGAGGCGGTCCTCGCCGACGGAACCATGACGACGCTGGGGGAGGTCGACCTCGAGACGATTCGCGAGGAGGCGGACCCGGCGCCAGACTCGGGCGATCTGCTCCCGCGGATCTACGAGGCCGTCCGCCGGGCCGTCGACGAATACGCCGACGAAATCGACGAAGCGTATCCCGACATGAAGCGTAACGTCTCGGGGTACAACCTCGATCGACTCGTCGCAGAGGCCCGAGGCGGGATCGGTCCGACTGGCGAGGACTTCGGCGAGAGCGGGACCGTCAATCTCGCCCGCCTCCTCGCCGGGAGCGAAGGCACGCTCGGGATCGTCACCGAAGCAACGGTCTCGCTCGAACCGATCCCCGAGACGAAGGCCGTCGCCCTGCTCGCGTACGAGGACCTCGTCACGGCGATGGAGGACGTGGAGCCGATCCTCGAACACGATCCGGCGGCCGTCGAGGTGCTCGACGACGTGCTCCTCAATCTCGCGCGGGACACGGAGGAGTTCGGCGCGCTCGTGAACACCGTCGTTCCCGAGGGTGCGGGTGCGATGCTCCTCGTCGAGTTCTACGCCGAGGACGACGCCCGCGGGCGCGAACAGACGGCTGACCTCCTCGCAGATCGCGTGCCAGCAGACGTCCGAGAGACGGAATTTTCGCCACCCGGCAACGTCAGCACAGACGCAGCACTGCGCGCCTTCGCCGGCTTCGAGGCTCACGACCAGGCCGAGCGCGACCGCTTCTGGAAGCTCCGGAAGTCCGGCCTCCCGATCCTCCTCTCGCGGACCACCGACGCGAAGCACATCTCCTTCATCGAGGACTGCGCCGTCCCGCCCGAGCACCTCGCGGAGTACGTCGAACGCTTCGAGGCGATCCTCGAAGACCACGACACCTTCGCGTCGTTCTACGCCCACGCCGGCCCCGGCGTCCTGCACGTCCGGCCGCTCGTGAACACGAAGACGCTCGACGGCGTCGAGCAGATGGTCGGCATCGCCGACGCCGTCACCGACGTCGTCACCGAACTCGGCGGCTCAGTTTCGGGGGAGCACGGCGACGGCCGAGCCAGAAGCCAGTGGAACAAGAAGCTCTACGGAGTGGAGATCTGGGACCTCTCACGCGACCTCAAGGCCGCGTTCGATCCCGACTGGCTCCTCAATCCCGGCCAGATCTGTGGCGACGAAACCGGCGCGATCGACATGAGCGAGCACCTCCGCTTCGACCCCGAGTACGCGTTCGAATCCGGCTTCGAGTCCACGCTCGAGTGGGAGAACGCCAACGGCATGCAGGGGATGGTCGAACTCTGTCACGGCTGCGGCGGGTGTCGCGGGAAGCAGGACCAGACCGGCGGCGTGATGTGCCCGACCTTCCGCGCCGCCGAAGAGGAGTCGCTGTCGACGCGCGGCCGCGCCAACGCGCTCCGGCAGGCGATGAGCGGCGACCTCCCCGCCGAGGCGACGGACGAGGAGTTCGTCGAGGAGATCCTCGACCTCTGCATCGGTTGCAAGGGGTGTGCACGGGACTGCCCGAGCGAAGTCGACATGGCGACGCTCAAGGCCGAACTCACCCACCAGCACCACCAGGAGCACGGCACGACCGTTCGGGATCGCCTCTTCGGGGATATCCGTCGGTGGGCCAGACTCGGCAGCGCGACCGCGCCGGTCTCCAACTGGCTCGCGTCGCTCCCTGGCGCTGGGTGGCTCGCGGAGCAGACGGTCGGTATCGCGAGCGAACGGGAGCTACCGACCTTCGCTCGCACCTCCTTCACCGCCTGGATGGCAGATCGCGACGCGGGCGTCGATCCAGCCGACGCCGAGCGACGCGCCCTCGTCTTCCCCGACACATACACCGAGTACATGGAACCGGAAATCGGGAAGGCGACCGTCCGGGTTCTCGAAGCTGCTGGCGTCCACGTCGACGTTCCCGAGGGCGTCACCGACAGCGGCAGGCCAGCGTTCTCGAAGGGGCTCCTCGACCGTGCCCGGGAACGGGCCGAGCAGAACGTCGCAGCGCTCGAACCCGCCATCGAGGAGGGCTGGGACGTCGTCACAGTCGAGCCCTCCGAGGCCGCGATGTTCCAGTCGGACTACGCGACGCTACTGGGGAGCGAGCGGGTGCTGACCGTCGCCGAGAACACCTACGGCGTCGCGGAGTACCTCGATAGCTTCGATCTTCCCGTCCCGAGCGTCGATGCGGGCGCATCTGACCGCTCGCTCGTCTACCACGGTCACTGCCACCAGACGGCGATCGGCCGGGAACGCCACGCTCCCCGGGTCCTCGAACGGGCGGGCTACGAGGTCGAGGTGCTGGACTCGGGCTGCTGTGGCATGGCCGGGTCCTTCGGCTACGAGGCCGAGCACTTCTCGATGAGCGAAGCGATCGGTGGGATCCTCTTCGAGCAGGTCGATGGAGCGAAGGCCAGCACCGAGGGGCCATCGACAGTCGTGGCGCCCGGCACGTCCTGTCGATCCCAGTTCTGGGACCTTCGCGGTACCGACGCGGCGCACCCGGTCGAGGTAATCGACAGCGCGCTACCGGATCAGCCGGAACGCTGA
- a CDS encoding PRC-barrel domain-containing protein, which produces MDTMHGGLRSDGGLEELTTLVGREVYSNNGVYVGEVEDVRLDVDAKAVTGLALGEINADLLAGQLEGGQRGAIVPYRWVRSVGDVIIVSDVVERLGVDNDDEVMA; this is translated from the coding sequence ATGGACACGATGCACGGCGGGCTCCGGTCGGACGGCGGCCTCGAGGAGCTCACCACGCTCGTCGGGCGCGAAGTCTACTCGAACAACGGCGTCTACGTCGGAGAGGTCGAGGACGTACGCCTCGACGTCGACGCCAAGGCCGTCACCGGCCTCGCACTCGGGGAGATCAACGCCGACCTGCTCGCGGGCCAGCTCGAGGGCGGCCAGCGCGGAGCGATCGTTCCCTACCGGTGGGTGCGCTCCGTGGGCGACGTGATCATCGTCAGCGACGTCGTCGAGCGGCTGGGGGTCGACAACGACGACGAAGTGATGGCCTGA
- a CDS encoding DHH family phosphoesterase — translation MSTGVTVTSMSTYAILGCGSVGHLVAEELAEQGKDLLIIDRDEGRVEALRDQDLNARTADIRDEETAAEVASMDVVLVMASDVEANKEAVRNIRAESGDAFVVVRASDPVAVDELEDLGADVVINPSNVIADFALRSLESGELEHKAAKLEEVLTGSESRVAIVTHDNPDPDSIASAAALQAIAEHVGVEADIIYVGEVGHQENRAFVNLLGIDLLDWDDVERNEYDTFAFVDHEQATDDSFDFDVDILIDHFEADSEHEAAFVDVRPNMSSTSTIMTKYIQEFDMSVDEEVATALLYGIRAETLDFKRDTSPADLTAAAYLYPFANHDTLEQVESPSMSPETLDVLAEAITNREVKGSHLVSNAGFITDREALAQAAQHLLNLEGITTTAVFGIADDNIYLAARSKDIRLNIGRVLQDAFSEMGEAAGHSTQASADIPLGIFTGIEVNEDNRETLLQLTEEAVKTKLFEAMGVESGENGS, via the coding sequence ATGAGTACCGGGGTCACCGTCACGTCGATGTCTACCTACGCCATCCTCGGGTGTGGCAGCGTCGGCCACCTCGTCGCCGAGGAACTCGCCGAGCAGGGCAAGGATCTGCTCATCATCGACCGCGACGAGGGCCGCGTCGAGGCGCTCCGGGACCAGGACCTGAACGCCCGCACGGCGGACATTCGGGACGAGGAGACGGCAGCGGAGGTCGCGTCGATGGACGTCGTCCTCGTCATGGCCTCCGACGTCGAGGCGAACAAGGAGGCCGTCCGTAACATCCGCGCCGAGAGCGGGGACGCCTTCGTCGTCGTCCGCGCGAGCGACCCCGTCGCCGTCGACGAACTCGAGGACCTCGGCGCCGACGTCGTGATCAACCCCTCCAACGTCATCGCCGACTTCGCGCTTCGCTCGCTGGAGTCCGGCGAACTCGAGCACAAGGCTGCCAAACTCGAAGAGGTCCTCACGGGTTCCGAGTCACGTGTCGCGATCGTCACCCACGACAATCCCGATCCCGACTCCATCGCGAGCGCCGCCGCGCTCCAGGCCATCGCCGAGCACGTCGGCGTCGAGGCCGACATCATCTACGTCGGCGAGGTGGGCCACCAGGAGAATCGCGCGTTCGTCAACCTCCTCGGGATCGACCTCCTGGACTGGGACGACGTCGAGCGTAACGAGTACGACACCTTCGCGTTCGTCGATCACGAACAGGCGACGGACGATTCCTTCGACTTCGATGTCGACATCCTGATCGATCACTTCGAGGCCGACTCCGAGCACGAGGCGGCGTTCGTGGACGTGCGACCGAACATGTCCTCGACGTCGACGATCATGACGAAGTACATTCAGGAGTTCGACATGAGCGTCGACGAGGAGGTCGCGACGGCGCTCCTCTACGGCATCCGCGCCGAGACGCTCGACTTCAAACGCGACACCAGCCCTGCGGACCTCACCGCAGCGGCCTACCTCTACCCCTTCGCGAACCACGACACGCTGGAACAGGTCGAGTCGCCGTCGATGTCGCCCGAGACGCTCGACGTGCTCGCGGAGGCGATCACCAACCGCGAGGTCAAGGGCTCTCACCTCGTCTCGAACGCTGGCTTCATCACCGACCGCGAGGCCCTCGCCCAGGCCGCCCAGCACCTCCTCAATCTCGAGGGCATCACCACCACCGCCGTGTTCGGCATCGCCGACGACAACATCTACCTCGCCGCCCGCTCGAAGGACATCCGGCTGAACATCGGCCGCGTCCTCCAGGACGCCTTCAGCGAGATGGGCGAGGCAGCCGGTCACTCCACGCAGGCCAGCGCCGACATCCCGCTCGGCATCTTCACCGGCATCGAGGTCAACGAGGACAACCGCGAAACGCTCCTCCAGCTCACAGAAGAGGCGGTCAAGACCAAACTCTTCGAGGCGATGGGCGTCGAGAGCGGCGAGAACGGGAGCTAA
- a CDS encoding MFS transporter, whose protein sequence is MDDDRLQFWALYLTRFAQGFGFISLITLLGPYITELDPQATTILGVTISAGLIIGMFTTGFTLAQTVAVVPLAWAGDRYDKRTVLLIVLALGTAIYALFPMVDSSASFIAIRGLQGIAVTGAGLMSLSLVGQIADVGSRANAIGKANAASFAASILGSGSAGVIYDAFGFAPVFYIIVAMMAGAWLGVYTFLEPDETRIEGFPFTDLAVNRKIATIAGFRAQYAVAVTLVRTWVPIYAGVSVAEGGLAVSGLAISLTVIAEKFTNMLCQPVTGRLSDRAGRSAFVFAGGGAYGLIAIAIPSATWIGTAIGTEVTLPLLGSLPAAYFPLVFFSGLLGIADAFREPASMALFADEGAGEGVASSFGIRELIWRPGSVGAPLLGGWLMTAVGMDWVFFVGGAFALTGAGAFLAILVWDHGAGALQEW, encoded by the coding sequence GTGGACGACGACAGACTGCAGTTCTGGGCACTCTACCTGACGCGCTTCGCGCAGGGATTCGGCTTTATCTCGCTGATCACGCTTCTGGGCCCCTACATCACGGAACTCGACCCGCAGGCGACGACGATCCTCGGCGTCACGATCAGCGCCGGACTCATCATCGGGATGTTCACGACGGGGTTCACGCTCGCCCAGACCGTCGCAGTCGTGCCGCTCGCGTGGGCAGGCGACCGGTACGACAAGCGGACGGTCCTGCTGATCGTGCTCGCGCTCGGCACCGCGATCTACGCGCTCTTCCCGATGGTCGATTCGAGCGCCTCGTTCATCGCGATCCGAGGCTTGCAGGGCATCGCGGTGACCGGCGCAGGCCTGATGAGCCTCTCGCTGGTCGGCCAGATCGCCGACGTTGGATCGCGGGCGAACGCGATCGGCAAGGCCAACGCAGCGAGCTTCGCCGCCTCGATCCTCGGCTCCGGCTCCGCGGGCGTGATCTACGACGCGTTCGGCTTCGCACCAGTATTCTACATCATCGTCGCGATGATGGCCGGCGCGTGGCTCGGCGTCTACACCTTCCTCGAACCCGACGAGACGCGGATCGAGGGGTTCCCATTCACCGATCTCGCCGTCAACCGCAAGATCGCGACGATCGCCGGCTTTCGGGCGCAGTACGCCGTCGCCGTGACGCTCGTCCGAACGTGGGTTCCGATCTACGCTGGGGTCTCCGTCGCCGAGGGCGGTCTCGCCGTCAGCGGGCTCGCGATCAGCCTCACCGTCATCGCCGAGAAGTTCACCAACATGCTCTGCCAGCCCGTCACCGGCCGCCTCTCCGACCGCGCCGGCCGTTCGGCGTTCGTCTTCGCGGGCGGTGGGGCCTACGGACTGATCGCGATCGCCATTCCCTCCGCGACCTGGATCGGCACGGCGATCGGCACCGAGGTTACACTGCCGCTCCTCGGTTCACTCCCCGCGGCGTACTTCCCCCTCGTGTTCTTCTCCGGGTTGCTCGGCATCGCCGACGCCTTCCGCGAACCTGCGAGCATGGCACTGTTCGCAGACGAGGGCGCCGGCGAGGGCGTCGCGTCGAGTTTCGGGATCCGCGAACTGATCTGGCGACCCGGCAGCGTCGGCGCACCGCTGCTCGGCGGCTGGCTCATGACCGCCGTCGGTATGGACTGGGTGTTCTTCGTCGGCGGCGCGTTCGCGTTGACTGGCGCCGGAGCGTTCCTCGCTATTCTGGTCTGGGATCACGGAGCCGGTGCGCTGCAGGAGTGGTAA
- a CDS encoding putative phosphothreonine lyase domain-containg protein, whose amino-acid sequence MDLETDPTEITEDGRYWLRAQRVTGYPRIARDTYFPKHGVQRPADVTEADLPETDDEAVAELDREALAEGYVSGKWQVMAPEEDVPALWADVLDDIEKEVIWDAKVATARGYEELPYDEYVITVYTPNYFETHDVERVRARLREEHGVARALSYKPDIYTSKGMVDENADEWGLERAARFRD is encoded by the coding sequence ATGGACCTCGAAACGGATCCGACCGAAATCACGGAGGACGGCAGGTACTGGCTCAGGGCCCAGCGCGTGACGGGCTACCCGCGGATCGCACGGGACACGTACTTCCCGAAACACGGGGTGCAACGACCCGCGGACGTCACCGAAGCCGACCTGCCGGAAACAGACGACGAAGCCGTCGCCGAACTCGATCGGGAGGCGCTCGCCGAGGGATACGTGAGCGGCAAGTGGCAGGTGATGGCCCCCGAGGAAGACGTGCCAGCGCTGTGGGCCGACGTCCTCGACGACATCGAGAAGGAAGTGATCTGGGACGCGAAAGTCGCCACGGCCCGGGGCTACGAGGAACTGCCTTACGACGAGTACGTGATCACCGTCTACACGCCGAACTACTTCGAGACGCACGACGTCGAGCGCGTCCGAGCACGGTTGCGCGAGGAACACGGAGTGGCGCGAGCACTCTCCTACAAACCCGACATCTACACCAGCAAGGGGATGGTCGACGAGAACGCCGACGAGTGGGGCCTCGAACGAGCCGCCAGATTCCGGGACTAG